A window of Hyperolius riggenbachi isolate aHypRig1 chromosome 1, aHypRig1.pri, whole genome shotgun sequence contains these coding sequences:
- the LOC137551591 gene encoding uncharacterized protein isoform X5, with protein sequence MDSLVQDIVGLAATEGGPELIAECLARAAGSRKATEKQAPKKKNKKVDHRSGARRSQSEPPVSLLATAVCDAPSVLPQLPSVRTGSASPRYPAMDRALQAAVEEAGLCAPLPAKRTRTQKRPYSPPADPPPTRRPGVRAEVSSRPQDVSHALQGANPGAEVRRVPALVQEVRRSSGVDYSPAGPSHPSGRAEEDVGRLPGAFGADSGDQGAGAGDPGRMSPSNPVGMNLLNTIYPTRK encoded by the coding sequence ATGGATTCCTTAGTGCAGGACATCGTGGGCCTTGCTGCCACGGAGGGTGGCCCAGAGCTGATTGCCGAATGTCTGGCCAGGGCAGCTGGGTCACGCAAGGCTACTGAGAAGCAGGCCCCTAAAAAGAAGAACAAGAAGGTGGATCATCGTTCCGGGGCTAGGCGCTCTCAGTCtgagccccctgtgtccttaCTGGCTACTGCGGTGTGTGATGCACCCTCCGTCCTGCCCCAACTTCCCAGTGTGCGAACTGGATCTGCGTCCCCACGCTACCCCGCTATGGATCGGGCGCTGCAGGCGGCTGTCGAGGAGGCCGGATTGTGTGCTCCATTGCCGGCGAAGAGGACCCGCACCCAGAAGAGGCCTTACTCCCCGCCTGCCGATCCGCCGCCCACTCGGAGGCCTGGAGTGAGGGCAGAAGTCTCATCCCGGCCACAGGATGTGTCGCATGCGCTCCAAGGCGCCAACCCGGGAGCGGAAGTCAGGAGGGTCCCAGCGCTTGTCCAGGAAGTCCGGAGGAGCAGCGGAGTGGATTACAGCCCAGCGGGCCCTTCCCATCCATCCGGGAGGGCTGAAGAAGATGTCGGACGGCTGCCGGGAGCTTTTGGTGCCGATTCAGGCGACCAGGgagccggagccggggatccaggGAGGATGTCACCCAGCAACCCAGTTG
- the LOC137551591 gene encoding uncharacterized protein isoform X1, with product MDSLVQDIVGLAATEGGPELIAECLARAAGSRKATEKQAPKKKNKKVDHRSGARRSQSEPPVSLLATAVCDAPSVLPQLPSVRTGSASPRYPAMDRALQAAVEEAGLCAPLPAKRTRTQKRPYSPPADPPPTRRPGVRAEVSSRPQDVSHALQGANPGAEVRRVPALVQEVRRSSGVDYSPAGPSHPSGRAEEDVGRLPGAFGADSGDQGAGAGDPGRMSPSNPVGDKRIVWLIGHSFIYWAKKRVSVRAYSLNLGLNEEEFLILWFSQRGMRWRNLMGSILQWLKVWPAPDVVVLHLGVMTLENPTPGHYFGE from the exons ATGGATTCCTTAGTGCAGGACATCGTGGGCCTTGCTGCCACGGAGGGTGGCCCAGAGCTGATTGCCGAATGTCTGGCCAGGGCAGCTGGGTCACGCAAGGCTACTGAGAAGCAGGCCCCTAAAAAGAAGAACAAGAAGGTGGATCATCGTTCCGGGGCTAGGCGCTCTCAGTCtgagccccctgtgtccttaCTGGCTACTGCGGTGTGTGATGCACCCTCCGTCCTGCCCCAACTTCCCAGTGTGCGAACTGGATCTGCGTCCCCACGCTACCCCGCTATGGATCGGGCGCTGCAGGCGGCTGTCGAGGAGGCCGGATTGTGTGCTCCATTGCCGGCGAAGAGGACCCGCACCCAGAAGAGGCCTTACTCCCCGCCTGCCGATCCGCCGCCCACTCGGAGGCCTGGAGTGAGGGCAGAAGTCTCATCCCGGCCACAGGATGTGTCGCATGCGCTCCAAGGCGCCAACCCGGGAGCGGAAGTCAGGAGGGTCCCAGCGCTTGTCCAGGAAGTCCGGAGGAGCAGCGGAGTGGATTACAGCCCAGCGGGCCCTTCCCATCCATCCGGGAGGGCTGAAGAAGATGTCGGACGGCTGCCGGGAGCTTTTGGTGCCGATTCAGGCGACCAGGgagccggagccggggatccaggGAGGATGTCACCCAGCAACCCAGTTG GTGACAAGAGGATTGTCTGGCTCATTGGACATTCTTTCATTTATTGGGCAAAGAAAAGAGTGTCCGTCAGAGCTTATTCACTGAATTTGGGTCTGAATGAAGAAGAATTTTTGATTCTATGGTTTAGTCAGCGGGGTATGAGGTGGAGGAACCTGatgggcagcattttacaatgGCTAAAAGTGTGGCCTGCCCCCGATGTGGTAGTTCTTCACTTGGGGGTAATGACCTTGGAAAATCCAACACCAGGTCATTACTTTGGAGAATGA
- the LOC137551591 gene encoding uncharacterized protein isoform X6, whose protein sequence is MDSLVQDIVGLAATEGGPELIAECLARAAGSRKATEKQAPKKKNKKVDHRSGARRSQSEPPVSLLATAVCDAPSVLPQLPSVRTGSASPRYPAMDRALQAAVEEAGLCAPLPAKRTRTQKRPYSPPADPPPTRRPGVRAEVSSRPQDVSHALQGANPGAEVRRVPALVQEVRRSSGVDYSPAGPSHPSGRAEEDVGRLPGAFGADSGDQGAGAGDPGRMSPSNPVDC, encoded by the coding sequence ATGGATTCCTTAGTGCAGGACATCGTGGGCCTTGCTGCCACGGAGGGTGGCCCAGAGCTGATTGCCGAATGTCTGGCCAGGGCAGCTGGGTCACGCAAGGCTACTGAGAAGCAGGCCCCTAAAAAGAAGAACAAGAAGGTGGATCATCGTTCCGGGGCTAGGCGCTCTCAGTCtgagccccctgtgtccttaCTGGCTACTGCGGTGTGTGATGCACCCTCCGTCCTGCCCCAACTTCCCAGTGTGCGAACTGGATCTGCGTCCCCACGCTACCCCGCTATGGATCGGGCGCTGCAGGCGGCTGTCGAGGAGGCCGGATTGTGTGCTCCATTGCCGGCGAAGAGGACCCGCACCCAGAAGAGGCCTTACTCCCCGCCTGCCGATCCGCCGCCCACTCGGAGGCCTGGAGTGAGGGCAGAAGTCTCATCCCGGCCACAGGATGTGTCGCATGCGCTCCAAGGCGCCAACCCGGGAGCGGAAGTCAGGAGGGTCCCAGCGCTTGTCCAGGAAGTCCGGAGGAGCAGCGGAGTGGATTACAGCCCAGCGGGCCCTTCCCATCCATCCGGGAGGGCTGAAGAAGATGTCGGACGGCTGCCGGGAGCTTTTGGTGCCGATTCAGGCGACCAGGgagccggagccggggatccaggGAGGATGTCACCCAGCAACCCAGTTG
- the LOC137551591 gene encoding uncharacterized protein isoform X3 has translation MDSLVQDIVGLAATEGGPELIAECLARAAGSRKATEKQAPKKKNKKVDHRSGARRSQSEPPVSLLATAVCDAPSVLPQLPSVRTGSASPRYPAMDRALQAAVEEAGLCAPLPAKRTRTQKRPYSPPADPPPTRRPGVRAEVSSRPQDVSHALQGANPGAEVRRVPALVQEVRRSSGVDYSPAGPSHPSGRAEEDVGRLPGAFGADSGDQGAGAGDPGRMSPSNPVDGDIFTVGKPHHCGMFVSLL, from the exons ATGGATTCCTTAGTGCAGGACATCGTGGGCCTTGCTGCCACGGAGGGTGGCCCAGAGCTGATTGCCGAATGTCTGGCCAGGGCAGCTGGGTCACGCAAGGCTACTGAGAAGCAGGCCCCTAAAAAGAAGAACAAGAAGGTGGATCATCGTTCCGGGGCTAGGCGCTCTCAGTCtgagccccctgtgtccttaCTGGCTACTGCGGTGTGTGATGCACCCTCCGTCCTGCCCCAACTTCCCAGTGTGCGAACTGGATCTGCGTCCCCACGCTACCCCGCTATGGATCGGGCGCTGCAGGCGGCTGTCGAGGAGGCCGGATTGTGTGCTCCATTGCCGGCGAAGAGGACCCGCACCCAGAAGAGGCCTTACTCCCCGCCTGCCGATCCGCCGCCCACTCGGAGGCCTGGAGTGAGGGCAGAAGTCTCATCCCGGCCACAGGATGTGTCGCATGCGCTCCAAGGCGCCAACCCGGGAGCGGAAGTCAGGAGGGTCCCAGCGCTTGTCCAGGAAGTCCGGAGGAGCAGCGGAGTGGATTACAGCCCAGCGGGCCCTTCCCATCCATCCGGGAGGGCTGAAGAAGATGTCGGACGGCTGCCGGGAGCTTTTGGTGCCGATTCAGGCGACCAGGgagccggagccggggatccaggGAGGATGTCACCCAGCAACCCAGTTG atggcgacatctttactgttggcaagccgcatcactgtggaatgtttgttagtTTATTGTGA
- the LOC137551591 gene encoding uncharacterized protein isoform X4, producing the protein MDSLVQDIVGLAATEGGPELIAECLARAAGSRKATEKQAPKKKNKKVDHRSGARRSQSEPPVSLLATAVCDAPSVLPQLPSVRTGSASPRYPAMDRALQAAVEEAGLCAPLPAKRTRTQKRPYSPPADPPPTRRPGVRAEVSSRPQDVSHALQGANPGAEVRRVPALVQEVRRSSGVDYSPAGPSHPSGRAEEDVGRLPGAFGADSGDQGAGAGDPGRMSPSNPVDFLSPYILHSEARKQFLCFL; encoded by the exons ATGGATTCCTTAGTGCAGGACATCGTGGGCCTTGCTGCCACGGAGGGTGGCCCAGAGCTGATTGCCGAATGTCTGGCCAGGGCAGCTGGGTCACGCAAGGCTACTGAGAAGCAGGCCCCTAAAAAGAAGAACAAGAAGGTGGATCATCGTTCCGGGGCTAGGCGCTCTCAGTCtgagccccctgtgtccttaCTGGCTACTGCGGTGTGTGATGCACCCTCCGTCCTGCCCCAACTTCCCAGTGTGCGAACTGGATCTGCGTCCCCACGCTACCCCGCTATGGATCGGGCGCTGCAGGCGGCTGTCGAGGAGGCCGGATTGTGTGCTCCATTGCCGGCGAAGAGGACCCGCACCCAGAAGAGGCCTTACTCCCCGCCTGCCGATCCGCCGCCCACTCGGAGGCCTGGAGTGAGGGCAGAAGTCTCATCCCGGCCACAGGATGTGTCGCATGCGCTCCAAGGCGCCAACCCGGGAGCGGAAGTCAGGAGGGTCCCAGCGCTTGTCCAGGAAGTCCGGAGGAGCAGCGGAGTGGATTACAGCCCAGCGGGCCCTTCCCATCCATCCGGGAGGGCTGAAGAAGATGTCGGACGGCTGCCGGGAGCTTTTGGTGCCGATTCAGGCGACCAGGgagccggagccggggatccaggGAGGATGTCACCCAGCAACCCAGTTG ATTTTTTGAGCCCTTATATCCTACATTCAGAAGCAAGAAAACAATTTCTCTGCTTCCTATAG